From the Gammaproteobacteria bacterium genome, one window contains:
- a CDS encoding SGNH/GDSL hydrolase family protein, producing MNNFRLLKIGFAFLFLVSSWAQADNGFSRVYVFGDSLSDTGNAASVVGDFPPPFFMNRVSNGPVAVETLATRLGLNAEASLHLISPAIGSNYAVAGASARTSADLNDLDNQIIFFLANHAAGAPADALYVVFIGGNDIRDAREEADFTKARNIVKEAADKVKNAIETLAGAGAESFLLVNAPDVGLIPETQLTSTLLGDPKLIKRTSRLSKLYRKRLHRIANQFDDYGNEIEIVEFDLFKFLRKLLRKADKLGFANTTDPCFSTSLYLPDSFFHPDCNFDQFVFFDEIHLTARAHALAGEAMFEALEEDGDDDDDDDSDSDSE from the coding sequence ATGAATAATTTTCGATTGCTTAAAATTGGATTTGCTTTTCTGTTCTTGGTTTCGAGCTGGGCGCAGGCCGATAATGGCTTTAGTCGGGTCTATGTATTTGGCGACAGTTTGTCGGACACCGGAAACGCGGCCTCGGTAGTCGGGGATTTTCCGCCGCCATTTTTTATGAACCGAGTAAGCAATGGCCCGGTCGCGGTAGAAACCCTTGCCACCCGACTCGGTCTCAACGCGGAGGCATCCTTACACCTGATTTCTCCGGCTATTGGCAGTAACTACGCGGTAGCGGGCGCCAGTGCCCGTACCAGCGCCGATCTTAATGACCTGGATAATCAAATAATTTTTTTCTTGGCTAATCATGCGGCTGGTGCACCAGCTGATGCGCTTTACGTCGTTTTTATCGGCGGAAATGATATTCGAGATGCGCGTGAAGAAGCGGATTTTACCAAGGCCCGCAATATCGTCAAGGAAGCCGCCGATAAAGTAAAAAATGCCATCGAAACTCTTGCGGGCGCTGGCGCAGAATCTTTTCTACTGGTCAATGCACCAGATGTGGGGTTAATACCGGAAACCCAGTTAACTTCTACTCTACTCGGCGACCCGAAACTGATCAAGCGCACCAGTCGCCTGAGCAAGCTTTACCGAAAACGATTGCATCGCATCGCCAACCAATTTGACGATTATGGGAATGAGATCGAGATTGTCGAATTTGACCTGTTCAAATTCCTTAGAAAGTTGCTACGCAAGGCCGATAAGCTGGGTTTCGCCAATACGACCGATCCCTGCTTCAGTACTTCACTCTATCTGCCTGACTCCTTCTTCCACCCGGATTGCAATTTTGACCAGTTCGTTTTCTTCGATGAAATCCATCTTACTGCGCGTGCCCACGCCCTGGCCGGTGAGGCGATGTTTGAAGCGCTGGAAGAGGATGGTGACGACGATGACGACGACGATTCAGACAGCGATTCGGAATGA
- a CDS encoding diguanylate cyclase yields MIWHVSRLQSELINSTAIRTAELYSVALTQFRTLYTSEVVEKARKHGLEITHDYVSDDNAIPLPATLSMILGEQIGKFTAGASSRLYSPYPFPWRKYEEKPLLDEFDKKAWEFLSVNPDKQYYQFSQEGDKTILFYATADLMRSDCVACHNSHPDSPKTDWKVGDVRGVLEVNLPLDVITSQTSADLRTTIIAYVSVGLGLAVAIGIIIIRLYRQSEELEQRVAERTEDLESEIVQRQKMEERFRVGIEASPAAMIMVENTGSILHANLEADKLFGYSPGQLTGKSIDALVPDMERAKHPSYREKFLQNPSARRMGGRDLYAQKMNGNKFPVEVGLTPIDTPEGMLVLCAVVDLTERKKFEETILEQTELLKKANERLYTEATIDSLTNIANRRSLYSQIETFLQLSRRNSQPVSILMADIDYFKQYNDDFGHQGGDRALKIVAQKISDANRDADFVARYGGEEFAVVLPDTDQNGALVAGERLRETVEVISELDRKITMSFGAATVIVNRDAPFIVENLRENLIKQADDALYFSKEKGRNCVTHFNEIA; encoded by the coding sequence ATGATATGGCACGTTTCTCGGCTTCAGTCGGAACTGATAAATTCAACCGCTATAAGAACAGCGGAACTCTACTCCGTTGCGCTAACCCAATTTCGCACGCTATACACCTCAGAGGTAGTCGAGAAAGCCCGTAAACACGGGCTTGAGATTACCCACGATTATGTGTCAGATGACAACGCGATACCGTTACCGGCAACCCTGAGCATGATACTCGGCGAGCAGATTGGTAAGTTTACTGCGGGAGCAAGTTCGCGATTATATAGTCCGTACCCCTTTCCCTGGAGAAAATACGAAGAAAAACCCTTGCTTGACGAGTTTGACAAAAAGGCCTGGGAGTTCCTCTCGGTAAATCCGGATAAACAGTATTATCAATTTTCGCAAGAGGGCGATAAAACAATATTATTCTACGCAACAGCCGACCTAATGAGGTCTGACTGTGTAGCCTGTCATAATAGTCACCCTGATTCACCTAAAACAGACTGGAAGGTAGGTGATGTCCGCGGTGTACTTGAAGTCAACTTGCCACTGGACGTTATCACTTCCCAAACCAGTGCCGATTTACGTACAACCATAATCGCATACGTGTCTGTTGGCCTGGGACTTGCGGTCGCAATTGGCATCATAATCATCAGGCTATATCGACAATCCGAAGAACTGGAGCAGCGGGTTGCGGAACGGACCGAAGACCTGGAATCCGAAATAGTTCAGCGTCAAAAAATGGAAGAACGCTTTCGCGTCGGAATCGAAGCCTCTCCGGCAGCGATGATAATGGTCGAAAATACCGGGAGTATTTTACACGCCAATCTCGAAGCAGATAAATTATTCGGCTATTCGCCCGGGCAGCTTACTGGCAAGTCGATAGACGCATTGGTACCCGATATGGAGCGGGCGAAACATCCATCCTATCGAGAGAAGTTTCTTCAAAACCCATCTGCGCGCAGAATGGGCGGTCGCGATTTATACGCGCAGAAAATGAACGGCAATAAATTCCCGGTTGAGGTTGGGCTTACTCCAATCGATACCCCCGAGGGAATGTTGGTTCTCTGCGCTGTTGTCGACCTGACCGAAAGAAAAAAATTCGAAGAGACAATACTTGAACAAACGGAACTGCTGAAAAAGGCAAATGAACGTCTCTATACTGAAGCAACAATCGATAGCTTAACCAACATTGCCAATCGTCGCAGTTTGTATTCCCAGATAGAAACGTTTTTGCAGCTCAGTCGACGAAATAGTCAACCTGTCTCTATTTTGATGGCGGATATTGATTACTTTAAGCAATATAACGATGACTTTGGGCATCAAGGTGGAGATAGGGCTTTGAAAATAGTGGCGCAGAAAATTAGTGATGCAAATCGCGATGCCGATTTTGTCGCGCGCTACGGCGGTGAAGAATTTGCAGTTGTATTGCCTGATACTGATCAGAATGGAGCGCTGGTGGCTGGAGAAAGGCTACGAGAAACTGTCGAAGTGATTTCTGAGCTGGATCGGAAAATTACCATGAGTTTTGGCGCCGCCACGGTAATCGTTAATAGAGATGCGCCGTTTATCGTGGAGAATCTGAGAGAAAATCTTATAAAGCAAGCTGACGACGCCCTGTACTTTTCGAAGGAAAAGGGAAGGAACTGTGTCACGCATTTCAATGAAATAGCCTAG
- a CDS encoding aldehyde dehydrogenase family protein — protein sequence MTTIQCISPVDGSVYVERQTASSEEIQQTLSAAVNAQKKWKNAPIVERQALCGKAVDAFVAHRTDIAEEITWQMGRPISQAPGEVGGFEERARYMIEIAKSALADVKPVGKDGFTRYIKREPLGVVFVVAPWNFPYLTSVNAIIPALLAGNAVVLKHSAQTPLCAERLQQAFSEAGLPQGVFQYLHLTHDDTEHVIQSPEINFVAFTGSVAGGEMVERAAVGRFIGAGLELGGKDPAYVRKDANLQHAIETVTDGAIFNSGQSCCGIERVYVEESIYREFVDGVVDLVSAYNLGRPDDTSTNLGPLVKASAADFVRGQIDEAVAAGANALVDPATFSANEAGTPYLAPQVMIDVDHSMRVMTEETFGPVIPIMSVNGDEEAISLMNDSEFGLTAAIFTQDETAAIEIGNHIDTGTWFMNRCDYLDPALAWTGVKNSGRGCTLSSIGFEHMTRPKSFHLKKV from the coding sequence ATGACAACCATCCAATGTATTTCACCGGTCGACGGTAGCGTTTATGTCGAACGTCAAACTGCCAGTTCCGAAGAAATTCAGCAAACATTGTCCGCTGCAGTTAACGCTCAGAAAAAATGGAAGAATGCACCAATAGTTGAACGTCAAGCACTGTGTGGCAAGGCCGTCGATGCATTTGTTGCACACAGAACGGACATTGCCGAAGAAATAACCTGGCAAATGGGTCGGCCCATTTCACAGGCTCCCGGAGAGGTCGGTGGATTTGAAGAACGTGCCCGATACATGATCGAGATCGCCAAAAGCGCACTAGCCGATGTAAAGCCAGTCGGAAAAGATGGATTTACCCGCTACATCAAACGCGAGCCACTCGGTGTCGTATTTGTGGTGGCACCGTGGAATTTCCCCTACCTGACATCGGTTAACGCGATAATACCAGCGTTGCTGGCGGGTAATGCCGTGGTGTTGAAGCACTCTGCACAGACGCCACTATGTGCGGAGCGATTACAGCAGGCATTTAGTGAGGCTGGTCTGCCACAGGGTGTATTCCAGTATTTACATCTGACTCACGACGACACCGAGCATGTGATTCAATCGCCAGAAATCAATTTTGTTGCGTTTACCGGTTCTGTTGCTGGGGGAGAAATGGTCGAGCGTGCAGCAGTCGGGCGCTTTATTGGCGCTGGTCTCGAGTTGGGCGGTAAGGATCCGGCCTATGTACGAAAAGATGCCAACTTACAACACGCGATCGAGACCGTTACCGATGGCGCCATTTTCAACTCCGGGCAGTCCTGCTGTGGTATCGAACGGGTTTATGTTGAGGAGTCGATTTACCGGGAATTTGTCGATGGTGTTGTGGATCTGGTCAGTGCTTACAATCTGGGTCGCCCCGATGATACAAGTACCAATTTGGGGCCACTGGTAAAAGCGAGCGCTGCCGATTTCGTCCGCGGACAAATCGACGAGGCGGTCGCTGCCGGCGCAAATGCCCTTGTCGACCCAGCTACCTTTAGCGCGAATGAAGCGGGTACCCCCTATCTAGCGCCACAGGTAATGATCGATGTTGATCACTCGATGCGGGTAATGACCGAAGAAACCTTTGGTCCCGTGATTCCTATCATGTCGGTCAATGGAGACGAAGAGGCTATCAGCTTAATGAACGACAGTGAATTTGGCTTGACGGCAGCAATCTTCACCCAGGATGAAACCGCGGCCATCGAAATCGGTAATCATATTGATACTGGTACCTGGTTTATGAATCGTTGCGATTACCTAGACCCGGCGCTGGCGTGGACTGGGGTGAAAAATTCTGGCCGGGGATGTACGCTCTCGTCGATAGGATTCGAGCACATGACGCGGCCAAAGTCTTTCCATTTGAAAAAGGTTTAA
- a CDS encoding Xaa-Pro peptidase family protein, protein MKNYLDRLLTGPIPREWSFPAEEYHTRITRTRELMAHRDIDVLLVHSAVDLCYLTGYQTLWPDAYACLVLPLNDSPFMQVGEVEASCAVLHGEIEDLVLFDWVSAEAVPGQLAALLAKRGYGNSRIGVQAGRIEMGNRGPVDARLLDALRDSLRDASFVDATLLMFELRVTKSPAEIDHLREAARITTTGMRAAIDAVEPGKTENDIAALAAQVMIDAGSEFFSIDPIVNAGHRTGYFHTTFKRFEIKPGDAIQLEFGGCFHRYTAPQMRTVLTGEPDALQQRIIDSQMAALEALYSNVRAGRSTRDVAAEVNKVIGSLEQEIFRSGHYGYSIGLGFPPTWTDGPAYISGDKDMELKAGMTFHTPFSWRIPKQYVIGTSETILVTESGCEILTSDQRDVPIKKSV, encoded by the coding sequence ATGAAAAACTATCTGGACAGGCTGCTGACGGGACCCATACCACGGGAGTGGTCGTTTCCAGCCGAGGAATATCATACTCGCATTACCCGGACTCGCGAGCTTATGGCGCATCGGGACATCGACGTTTTACTCGTCCATAGCGCCGTGGACTTGTGTTACCTGACTGGGTACCAGACCTTGTGGCCGGATGCTTATGCCTGTCTCGTATTGCCGCTTAACGATAGTCCATTTATGCAGGTCGGAGAGGTAGAAGCGTCGTGCGCCGTGTTGCATGGTGAAATCGAAGATCTGGTGCTGTTCGACTGGGTCAGCGCCGAGGCTGTGCCTGGTCAACTAGCTGCCTTGCTTGCCAAGCGCGGTTATGGCAACAGCAGAATCGGTGTGCAGGCCGGACGAATTGAGATGGGAAACCGCGGTCCGGTCGATGCCCGGCTGTTAGACGCCTTGCGCGACAGCCTTAGAGATGCATCATTTGTCGATGCGACCCTGCTGATGTTCGAACTGCGCGTCACCAAGTCACCGGCCGAAATCGATCATTTGCGAGAGGCAGCGAGGATCACCACGACGGGTATGCGTGCCGCAATCGATGCCGTCGAACCCGGTAAGACAGAAAACGATATTGCCGCGTTAGCGGCGCAGGTAATGATTGATGCCGGTTCGGAATTTTTTTCGATCGATCCGATTGTTAACGCTGGTCACCGGACGGGCTATTTTCACACCACATTTAAGCGGTTCGAAATCAAGCCTGGGGATGCGATACAACTGGAATTTGGCGGCTGTTTCCATCGATATACCGCGCCACAGATGCGTACTGTCCTGACCGGAGAACCCGATGCACTGCAGCAGCGAATAATCGATTCTCAAATGGCGGCGTTAGAAGCCTTGTATAGCAATGTACGCGCGGGGCGCAGTACGCGAGATGTCGCGGCAGAGGTTAACAAAGTAATCGGCTCACTGGAGCAGGAGATTTTTCGCTCCGGCCATTATGGTTATTCGATAGGTCTAGGGTTCCCACCAACCTGGACCGATGGGCCAGCGTATATTTCGGGTGATAAGGATATGGAGTTAAAAGCTGGAATGACGTTTCATACTCCTTTTTCGTGGCGCATTCCAAAACAATATGTCATCGGTACCAGCGAAACCATTCTCGTGACCGAGAGTGGTTGCGAGATTTTAACCAGCGACCAGCGCGACGTGCCAATTAAGAAATCAGTCTGA
- a CDS encoding recombinase family protein — MAKVGYGRVSSIGQSLDVQKSKLDEFGCDKIYLDKHTGTTADRPKLKEVRSYVRQGDSLIITKLDRLARSTFHLTQIADELKQKGVDLVVLDQNIDTSTPTGKLLFNVLASIAEFETEIRKERQMEGIAKAKEKGVLFGRKPKLNEKEILQIRKDRKKGVKISDLMSRYSLSKASVYRLLAH; from the coding sequence ATGGCAAAAGTTGGATACGGAAGAGTTAGCTCCATTGGTCAGAGCTTGGATGTCCAAAAGTCGAAATTGGATGAATTTGGCTGTGACAAGATTTATCTTGATAAGCACACCGGCACAACTGCTGATCGACCCAAGTTGAAGGAGGTTCGCAGCTATGTACGCCAAGGGGATAGTTTGATCATCACCAAATTGGACCGATTGGCTCGGTCTACCTTTCACCTCACTCAGATAGCGGATGAATTAAAACAGAAAGGTGTCGATTTGGTTGTCCTGGATCAGAATATTGATACTTCAACTCCAACTGGCAAGCTGCTGTTTAACGTGCTTGCATCAATCGCTGAGTTCGAGACTGAAATACGTAAGGAACGGCAGATGGAAGGTATCGCGAAGGCCAAGGAGAAGGGCGTACTGTTTGGCCGAAAACCAAAGTTGAACGAAAAGGAAATTCTGCAAATACGAAAGGATCGTAAGAAAGGCGTAAAGATTTCAGACCTCATGTCCAGGTATTCGCTGTCAAAGGCAAGTGTCTATCGCTTACTAGCACATTAA